One window of the Cardiocondyla obscurior isolate alpha-2009 linkage group LG05, Cobs3.1, whole genome shotgun sequence genome contains the following:
- the Calypso gene encoding ubiquitin carboxyl-terminal hydrolase calypso: MPVDINRLTEGWLELESDPGLFTLLLEDFGVKGVQVEEIYDLQKSLEGPVYGFIFLFRWIEERRSRRKVVEQDESFVKDEEIVNNIFFAQQVVPNSCATHALLSVLLNCPSIHLGTTLSRLKMHTSGMCPENKGWAIGNTPELACAHNSHAMPQAKRRQDKNTGVSTGRFTGEAFHFVSYVPINGRLFELDGLKPYPMDHGPWKEHEEWTEQFRRVITDRLGMATGEQLQDIRFNLMAVVPDRRLAISHKLTMLKTNRQIVLEALQQLMKLSHQDGSNAEKNSHKEIDPDKEKQYEKRAKTEDENRLPTKTEIEESSTIPTINVERNNDSAVVMDESVSGIASGKTETTGMEKVVMCALDYATPLRIQTSPAHSSSSTDTSSEIGSAFNSPTQAWGWNSGQSSPTSTKDFKKFVVIRVAGDEKNEAGLSRSLGNININGKRLVADSGHLHKKVCLSGEVRIPHARVKTSNGDTVIEEKKVEKIDPKLCSKYPELFEPHTFAPKDLLALLKNLEHEISVCETSLKDENDKRNKYKIDDCRRTHNYDEFICTFLSMLAQQGKLAELVQQHLTLKKHSSVSVNRVHRSSKKSDTRQNSSRRRRGRTKCKKRK; the protein is encoded by the exons ATGCCCGTTGACATCAATCGTTTGACAGAGGGCTGGCTAGAACTAGAGAGCGACCCGG GCTTGTTCACGCTGCTCTTGGAAGACTTCGGAGTGAAGGGCGTTCAAGTGGAGGAGATCTATGATCTCCAGAAATCCCTGGAAGGTCCGGTCTATGGCTTCATCTTTCTGTTTCGGTGGATCGAGGAGCGACGATCTAGGCGGAAGGTCGTAGAGCAAGATGAAAGCTTCGTCAAAGATGAGGagattgttaataatatattctttgcACAACAG GTTGTTCCCAACAGCTGTGCCACTCATGCACTGCTTTCAGTTCTGTTGAATTGCCCAAGTATTCATCTGGGTACAACTCTGTCTCGTTTGAAGATGCATACTTCTGGAATGTGTCCAGAGAATAAAGGTTGGGCAATCGGCAATACACCAGAACTAGCCTGCGCGCATAATTCACATGCTATGCCACAGGCAAAGAGACGGCAGGACAAGAACACTGGGGTGTCCACAGGCAGATTTACCGGTGAGGCTTTCCACTTTGTGAGTTATGTACCGATAAACGGTAGACTCTTTGAGCTGGACGGCCTGAAACCTTATCCCATGGATCATGGGCCATGGAAAGAGCACGAGGAATGGACGGAGCAGTTCAGACGTGTCATTACCGATCGTTTAGGCATGGCGACTGGCGAACAACTGCAAGACATCAGATTCAATCTCATGGCTGTTGTACCCGATAGACGTCTCGCTATCTCACATAAATTAACGATGCTGAAGACCAACAGACAGATAGTCTTAGAGGCTTTACAGCAACTGATGAAATTGAGCCATCAAGATGGCAGTAACGCCGAGAAGAATTCACATAAAGAGATCGATCCTGATAAAGAAAAACAGTACGAGAAAAGAGCTAAAACCGAAGATGAAAATAGGTTGCCTACTAAAACAGAGATCGAAGAATCTTCTACAATTCCCACTATTAATGtcgaaagaaataatgatTCTGCAGTGGTGATGGACGAATCGGTTTCTGGCATCGCATCTGGGAAAACCGAAACCAc CGGAATGGAGAAAGTGGTAATGTGCGCGCTGGATTACGCCACGCCACTACGAATTCAAACGTCGCCAGCTCACAGTTCGTCAAGTACAGATACTTCGTCAGAAATTGGATCGGCTTTTAACTCACCTACTCAAG cTTGGGGTTGGAATTCTGGTCAAAGCAGTCCTACGTCGACCAAGGACTTCAAGAAATTCGTGGTAATCAGAGTCGCTGGCGACGAAAAGAACGAGGCAGGTCTGA GCCGCTCTCTTGGAAATATCAATATAAACGGGAAGAGATTGGTTGCCGATAGCGGCCATTTACACAAGAAGGTTTGCTTATCAGGCGAAGTTAGAATTCCACACGCAAGGGTGAAGACTAGCAATGGCGACACAGTcatagaagagaaaaaggttGAAAAAATCGACCCCAAGCTGTGCTCCAAGTATCCGGAGTTGTTTGAGCCTCATACGTTTGCACCTAAAGATCTTTTGGCGCtattgaaaaatttagaaCACGAAATCAGCGTGTGCGAGACCAGCTTAAAAGACGAGAACGACAAAAGAAACAAGTACAAG atcGATGATTGCCGGAGAACGCATAATTACGACGAATTTATTTGCACTTTTCTTTCGATGCTAGCTCAGCAAGGCAAGTTGGCGGAGTTGGTTCAGCAACATCTAACATTAAAGAAACATTCTTCCGTTTCAGTAAATAGGGTTCACAG gtcTTCGAAAAAGTCTGACACCCGTCAAAACTCCTCACGCAGACGCCGTGGTagaacaaaatgtaaaaaacgaaagtaa
- the LOC139102477 gene encoding uncharacterized protein isoform X1, with translation MVAEFVARQSGSPINGETACLNSNMPATHTMAHGGGHGAPHGGPHDAHGPLTVPLTHPGHHGGPSSAIQQQHQHQPQQQPPPPQQQPQPPHHHHHHQGQQAQPQQQQQQQQQQHLHHDGSQVTTHPENFPPNFDIRKELFSQRKQREFIPDNKKDDSYWDRRRRNNEAAKRSREKRRFNDMVLEQRVMELSKENHILKTQLEAIREKFGICGESVISTEHVLAALPAEPTISVKRAKIPATAALLYTRTPSPVHTSVIHQPVSGARSPRSPAQLYVPETTAYPEAESFQYPYSHPAMHHLDTTSALNLSSRGRRAQSPFELSSGSGDEAGPQMVVGSQNNPAANNSLPHKLRHKSRIGDKDAASALLALQGIKQEPGPRASPPWDEGSSDERDSGISLGAEWTGPTVTTVSESDREVKMKLDRLATEVANLQSIFRLGKPVAAAAAAAAAADSLVTGHPAATAVTGP, from the coding sequence ATGGTGGCAGAGTTTGTCGCCCGCCAAAGTGGATCGCCCATCAATGGTGAGACCGCATGTCTAAATAGCAATATGCCGGCCACGCACACAATGGCCCACGGTGGCGGTCACGGCGCGCCTCACGGCGGGCCTCATGATGCCCACGGACCCCTGACGGTGCCCCTCACCCATCCTGGTCATCACGGTGGGCCCTCGAGCGCGATTCAGCAGCAGCATCAGCACCAGCCTCAGCAGCAGCCACCGCCACCGCAGCAGCAGCCTCAGCCGCCGCATCATCACCACCATCACCAGGGTCAGCAAGCGCAGCctcagcagcagcagcaacagcagcagcagcagcaccTTCATCACGACGGATCACAGGTGACGACGCATCCCGAGAATTTCCCACCCAACTTCGACATACGTAAAGAGCTGTTCTCACAGCGCAAGCAGCGCGAGTTCATTCCGGACAATAAGAAGGATGACAGCTACTGGGACCGTCGCAGGCGCAACAACGAGGCGGCCAAGCGGTCGCGCGAGAAGCGCCGATTCAACGACATGGTCCTAGAGCAGCGAGTGATGGAGCTCAGCAAGGAGAACCACATTCTCAAGACGCAGCTGGAGGCGATACGCGAAAAATTCGGCATTTGCGGTGAGTCTGTCATCAGCACGGAACACGTGCTAGCCGCGCTGCCCGCGGAACCCACCATCAGCGTTAAGCGCGCAAAGATACCGGCAACGGCTGCGCTTCTTTATACGCGCACACCCAGCCCGGTGCACACGTCGGTGATCCATCAACCGGTGAGCGGCGCCCGTTCTCCCAGATCGCCGGCACAGCTTTACGTGCCCGAGACGACCGCTTATCCGGAGGCCGAGAGCTTCCAGTATCCGTACTCtcacccggcgatgcaccaCCTGGACACCACAAGCGCGCTTAATCTGTCGTCGCGCGGACGCCGAGCACAGTCGCCCTTCGAATTATCATCGGGCAGCGGCGACGAGGCCGGTCCGCAAATGGTTGTGGGCTCGCAAAACAACCCAGCCGCCAACAACAGTTTGCCTCACAAGCTCAGGCACAAGTCGCGCATCGGCGACAAGGACGCCGCGAGTGCACTCCTTGCTCTTCAGGGTATCAAGCAGGAGCCGGGACCGAGAGCGTCGCCGCCCTGGGACGAGGGTTCCAGCGATGAACGCGACTCCGGCATTTCTTTAGGCGCCGAGTGGACCGGTCCGACCGTCACCACAGTCTCGGAGAGCGACCGGGAGGTGAAGATGAAGCTGGACCGTCTCGCGACCGAGGTCGCAAACCTGCAATCCATATTCCGTCTTGGGAAACCTGtcgcagcggcggcggcggcggccgcaGCCGCGGACAGCCTGGTGACGGGTCACCCCGCCGCCACCGCGGTTACCGGACCGTGA
- the LOC139102477 gene encoding uncharacterized protein isoform X2 yields MVAEFVARQSGSPINGETACLNSNMPATHTMAHGGGHGAPHGGPHDAHGPLTVPLTHPGHHGGPSSAIQQQHQHQPQQQPPPPQQQPQPPHHHHHHQGQQAQPQQQQQQQQQQHLHHDGSQRKQREFIPDNKKDDSYWDRRRRNNEAAKRSREKRRFNDMVLEQRVMELSKENHILKTQLEAIREKFGICGESVISTEHVLAALPAEPTISVKRAKIPATAALLYTRTPSPVHTSVIHQPVSGARSPRSPAQLYVPETTAYPEAESFQYPYSHPAMHHLDTTSALNLSSRGRRAQSPFELSSGSGDEAGPQMVVGSQNNPAANNSLPHKLRHKSRIGDKDAASALLALQGIKQEPGPRASPPWDEGSSDERDSGISLGAEWTGPTVTTVSESDREVKMKLDRLATEVANLQSIFRLGKPVAAAAAAAAAADSLVTGHPAATAVTGP; encoded by the exons ATGGTGGCAGAGTTTGTCGCCCGCCAAAGTGGATCGCCCATCAATGGTGAGACCGCATGTCTAAATAGCAATATGCCGGCCACGCACACAATGGCCCACGGTGGCGGTCACGGCGCGCCTCACGGCGGGCCTCATGATGCCCACGGACCCCTGACGGTGCCCCTCACCCATCCTGGTCATCACGGTGGGCCCTCGAGCGCGATTCAGCAGCAGCATCAGCACCAGCCTCAGCAGCAGCCACCGCCACCGCAGCAGCAGCCTCAGCCGCCGCATCATCACCACCATCACCAGGGTCAGCAAGCGCAGCctcagcagcagcagcaacagcagcagcagcagcaccTTCATCACGACGGATCACAG CGCAAGCAGCGCGAGTTCATTCCGGACAATAAGAAGGATGACAGCTACTGGGACCGTCGCAGGCGCAACAACGAGGCGGCCAAGCGGTCGCGCGAGAAGCGCCGATTCAACGACATGGTCCTAGAGCAGCGAGTGATGGAGCTCAGCAAGGAGAACCACATTCTCAAGACGCAGCTGGAGGCGATACGCGAAAAATTCGGCATTTGCGGTGAGTCTGTCATCAGCACGGAACACGTGCTAGCCGCGCTGCCCGCGGAACCCACCATCAGCGTTAAGCGCGCAAAGATACCGGCAACGGCTGCGCTTCTTTATACGCGCACACCCAGCCCGGTGCACACGTCGGTGATCCATCAACCGGTGAGCGGCGCCCGTTCTCCCAGATCGCCGGCACAGCTTTACGTGCCCGAGACGACCGCTTATCCGGAGGCCGAGAGCTTCCAGTATCCGTACTCtcacccggcgatgcaccaCCTGGACACCACAAGCGCGCTTAATCTGTCGTCGCGCGGACGCCGAGCACAGTCGCCCTTCGAATTATCATCGGGCAGCGGCGACGAGGCCGGTCCGCAAATGGTTGTGGGCTCGCAAAACAACCCAGCCGCCAACAACAGTTTGCCTCACAAGCTCAGGCACAAGTCGCGCATCGGCGACAAGGACGCCGCGAGTGCACTCCTTGCTCTTCAGGGTATCAAGCAGGAGCCGGGACCGAGAGCGTCGCCGCCCTGGGACGAGGGTTCCAGCGATGAACGCGACTCCGGCATTTCTTTAGGCGCCGAGTGGACCGGTCCGACCGTCACCACAGTCTCGGAGAGCGACCGGGAGGTGAAGATGAAGCTGGACCGTCTCGCGACCGAGGTCGCAAACCTGCAATCCATATTCCGTCTTGGGAAACCTGtcgcagcggcggcggcggcggccgcaGCCGCGGACAGCCTGGTGACGGGTCACCCCGCCGCCACCGCGGTTACCGGACCGTGA
- the LOC139102487 gene encoding uncharacterized protein, with protein MRFVSLLLAWSLICLTGSSKCPEPRKPHLTSCTIFYNCVNLPGGGYVWVPTKCAKGLVFQPYLRICVVPGDIWTCDTLSTERAPITKYDTSQLIDSMNTSYLGYTQDPLEFSETIDSSYVIENFSDSTTKGITAYPLIEFEESDKTTHNDKSVKNASYHKNYLYTNNQEQLPLSPLQEYKNIVDSHYKWLNNLTSWLHKEALAAISNSLSIPVKDINPTQTIVIFTSHDRERNISLSYFMQSYTEKNELHNGEPTEMLENSDPQASSVTTTSTVSTENTLELLINSLDSDNNVIRISDNLGNKQYFTIDQYKAVAHQLTSHTVSAVACTRNVRLPNRTDCNRYYTCEPKTATVVEYFCPPYTAFNVNSRICDIESVKTCTRNRFPANKIFIKSVENQSTAMHVEETSEKKLCQELGKIKDPASDSHYYICYNMPDSEEIKSIHMTCPNTLIFCQSKKVCTTRRLCDVLP; from the exons ATGCGTTTCGTATCGCTTCTTCTCGCGTGGAGTCTGATCTGCTTGACAGGCTCTTCGAAATGTCCGGAACCGAGAAAGCCACATTTAACGAGCTGCACGATTTTTTACAATTGTGTAAATCTACCTGGCGGCGGTTACGTGTGGGTCCCGACGAAATGTGCCAAAGGCTTG GTATTCCAACCGTATTTACGAATCTGTGTGGTACCTGGTGATATTTGGACGTGCGATACGCTCTCAACCGAGCGTGCGCCTATAACAAAGTATGATACATCCCAATTAATCGATTCAATGAACACGAGCTATCTAGGATACACGCAGGATCCTTTAGAATTTTCGGAAACGATCGACTCGTCCTATGTGATTGAAAACTTTTCTGATTCGACAACTAAAGGGATAACCGCGTATCCTTTAATCGAATTTGAAGAATCGGATAAAACAACGCACAATGACAAAAGCGTGAAAAACGCATCGTACCACAAGAATTACCTATACACGAATAATCAAGAACAATTGCCATTGTCTCCATtacaagaatataaaaatatcgtagATAGTCATTACAAATGGTTGAACAATTTGACAAGTTGGTTGCACAAGGAAGCATTAGCTGCGATATCGAATTCTTTGTCGATACCCGTTAAAGATATAAATCCAACTCAAACCATCGTTATTTTCACGTCCCATGATCGTGAGCGAAATATATCGTTGAGTTATTTCATGCAAAgttatacagaaaaaaatgaattacatAACGGGGAACCGACCGAAATGTTGGAAAACAGTGACCCTCAAGCGAGCAGCGTTACGACGACGAGCACCGTTTCAACAGAGAACACCTTGGAGCTGCTAATCAACAGTCTGGACTCTGACAACAATGTAATAAGAATAAGCGATAATCTCGGGAACAAACAGTATTTTACGATTGACCAGTATAAAGCCGTGGCACATCAGTTAACATCCCACACCGTTAGCGCCGTGGCGTGTACAAGGAACGTCCGTCTTCCGAACAGAACAGATTGTAACCGTTATTACACATGCGAGCCGAAAACTGCTACCGTAGTGGAGTACTTTTGTCCACCGTATACAGCCTTTAACGTAAATTCGCGAATCTGCGACATCGAGAGCGTAAAAACGTGCACGCGCAACAGGTTtcctgcaaataaaatattcatcaaGTCAGTTGAAAATCAAAGTACAGCTATGCATGTTGAAGAAACGTctgagaaaaaattatgtcaaGAGCTGGGCAAGATAAAAGATCCTGCTTCCGATTCTCATTATTACATCTGTTATAACATGCCGGATtccgaagaaattaaatcgatcCATATGACGTGTCCGAATACCTTGATATTTTGCCAGAGCAAGAAAGTATGCACTACCAGACGACTGTGTGACGTATTACCATGA
- the LOC139102477 gene encoding uncharacterized protein isoform X3, with protein MVAEFVARQSGSPINGETACLNSNMPATHTMAHGGGHGAPHGGPHDAHGPLTVPLTHPGHHGGPSSAIQQQHQHQPQQQPPPPQQQPQPPHHHHHHQGQQAQPQQQQQQQQQQHLHHDGSQREFIPDNKKDDSYWDRRRRNNEAAKRSREKRRFNDMVLEQRVMELSKENHILKTQLEAIREKFGICGESVISTEHVLAALPAEPTISVKRAKIPATAALLYTRTPSPVHTSVIHQPVSGARSPRSPAQLYVPETTAYPEAESFQYPYSHPAMHHLDTTSALNLSSRGRRAQSPFELSSGSGDEAGPQMVVGSQNNPAANNSLPHKLRHKSRIGDKDAASALLALQGIKQEPGPRASPPWDEGSSDERDSGISLGAEWTGPTVTTVSESDREVKMKLDRLATEVANLQSIFRLGKPVAAAAAAAAAADSLVTGHPAATAVTGP; from the exons ATGGTGGCAGAGTTTGTCGCCCGCCAAAGTGGATCGCCCATCAATGGTGAGACCGCATGTCTAAATAGCAATATGCCGGCCACGCACACAATGGCCCACGGTGGCGGTCACGGCGCGCCTCACGGCGGGCCTCATGATGCCCACGGACCCCTGACGGTGCCCCTCACCCATCCTGGTCATCACGGTGGGCCCTCGAGCGCGATTCAGCAGCAGCATCAGCACCAGCCTCAGCAGCAGCCACCGCCACCGCAGCAGCAGCCTCAGCCGCCGCATCATCACCACCATCACCAGGGTCAGCAAGCGCAGCctcagcagcagcagcaacagcagcagcagcagcaccTTCATCACGACGGATCACAG CGCGAGTTCATTCCGGACAATAAGAAGGATGACAGCTACTGGGACCGTCGCAGGCGCAACAACGAGGCGGCCAAGCGGTCGCGCGAGAAGCGCCGATTCAACGACATGGTCCTAGAGCAGCGAGTGATGGAGCTCAGCAAGGAGAACCACATTCTCAAGACGCAGCTGGAGGCGATACGCGAAAAATTCGGCATTTGCGGTGAGTCTGTCATCAGCACGGAACACGTGCTAGCCGCGCTGCCCGCGGAACCCACCATCAGCGTTAAGCGCGCAAAGATACCGGCAACGGCTGCGCTTCTTTATACGCGCACACCCAGCCCGGTGCACACGTCGGTGATCCATCAACCGGTGAGCGGCGCCCGTTCTCCCAGATCGCCGGCACAGCTTTACGTGCCCGAGACGACCGCTTATCCGGAGGCCGAGAGCTTCCAGTATCCGTACTCtcacccggcgatgcaccaCCTGGACACCACAAGCGCGCTTAATCTGTCGTCGCGCGGACGCCGAGCACAGTCGCCCTTCGAATTATCATCGGGCAGCGGCGACGAGGCCGGTCCGCAAATGGTTGTGGGCTCGCAAAACAACCCAGCCGCCAACAACAGTTTGCCTCACAAGCTCAGGCACAAGTCGCGCATCGGCGACAAGGACGCCGCGAGTGCACTCCTTGCTCTTCAGGGTATCAAGCAGGAGCCGGGACCGAGAGCGTCGCCGCCCTGGGACGAGGGTTCCAGCGATGAACGCGACTCCGGCATTTCTTTAGGCGCCGAGTGGACCGGTCCGACCGTCACCACAGTCTCGGAGAGCGACCGGGAGGTGAAGATGAAGCTGGACCGTCTCGCGACCGAGGTCGCAAACCTGCAATCCATATTCCGTCTTGGGAAACCTGtcgcagcggcggcggcggcggccgcaGCCGCGGACAGCCTGGTGACGGGTCACCCCGCCGCCACCGCGGTTACCGGACCGTGA
- the LOC139102480 gene encoding choline-phosphate cytidylyltransferase A isoform X2, translating to MSRKRTREETMLATASHQNSVNGEHASCSREDSPIHASICKEAPFSDDPDAIVERNACDYNTRITLKQARSGKVPRKIRVYADGIYDLFHQGHARQLLQAKNIFPNVYLIVGVCNDELTHSKKGRTVMTDLERYDAVRHCRYVDEVVRDAPWELDDEFLKKHKIDFVAHDDIPYMTDDVSDVYAKLKAKGMFVATQRTEGVSTSDIVARIVKDYDIYVRRNLARGYSAKELNVSFLNEKKFRLQNKFDDLKDKGKRVMENIGEKRMDMISKWEEKSRDFIDAFLLLFGREGRLSTIWNESKGRLMQALSPPASPKRDGSPNSSSSSHNDEDQTSPPPKKTGRFEFSQNHYLSDDYSDDEEEHLHCK from the exons TCGATCTGTAAGGAAGCACCTTTTAGTGATGATCCAGATGCTATTGTAGAGAGGAATGCGTGTGATTATAATACACGAATTACTTTAAAGCAAGCAAGAAGTGGTAAAG ttcctAGAAAAATTAGAGTTTATGCCGATGGCATTTATGATCTCTTTCATCAAGGACATGCACGGCAACTTTTACAAGCcaagaatatttttccaaaTGTTTATCTTATTGTTGGAG tatgTAACGATGAGTTAACACATAGTAAAAAGGGAAGGACTGTGATGACAGATTTAGAAAGGTACGATGCTGTTAGGCATTGTAGATACGTGGATGAGGTTGTTCGAGATGCGCCTTGGGAGCTTGAtgatgaatttttaaaaaagcacAAG aTTGACTTTGTTGCTCATGATGATATACCATACATGACGGATGATGTATCAGACgtttatgcaaaattaaaagctAAAGGTATGTTTGTAGCCACACAACGAACGGAAGGTGTCTCCACGTCGGATATAGTGGCGAGGATAGTCAAAGATTATGACATATACGTCAGAAGAAATCTTGCACGGGGCTACAGCGCAAAGGAACTTAATGTGTCTTTTCTCAAC gAGAAAAAGTTTCGCCTACAAAACAAGTTTGATGACCTAAAAGATAAAGGGAAACGAGTAATGGAAAACATTGGCGAGAAGCGAATGGATATGATTAGCAAGTGGGAAGAGAAATCTCGAGATTTTATCGACGCTTTTCTCTTGCTCTTTGGGAGAGAAGGTAGACTG TCGACAATTTGGAATGAAAGTAAAGGTCGTTTAATGCAAGCGTTGTCTCCACCTGCGAGTCCGAAAAGAGACGGTAGTCCAAATAGTAGTAGCAGCAGTCACAACGATGAAGATCAGACAAG TCCACCACCAAAGAAAACAGGACGTTTCGAGTTTTCACAAAATCATTATCTGAGCGATGATTATAGCGATGATGAAGAAGAACATCTACACTGCAAATGA
- the LOC139102480 gene encoding choline-phosphate cytidylyltransferase A isoform X1: protein MSRKRTREETMLATASHQNSVNGEHASCSREDSPIHANYDESRSASLTFLKDCNNQVSVYQERLPSICKEAPFSDDPDAIVERNACDYNTRITLKQARSGKVPRKIRVYADGIYDLFHQGHARQLLQAKNIFPNVYLIVGVCNDELTHSKKGRTVMTDLERYDAVRHCRYVDEVVRDAPWELDDEFLKKHKIDFVAHDDIPYMTDDVSDVYAKLKAKGMFVATQRTEGVSTSDIVARIVKDYDIYVRRNLARGYSAKELNVSFLNEKKFRLQNKFDDLKDKGKRVMENIGEKRMDMISKWEEKSRDFIDAFLLLFGREGRLSTIWNESKGRLMQALSPPASPKRDGSPNSSSSSHNDEDQTSPPPKKTGRFEFSQNHYLSDDYSDDEEEHLHCK from the exons AATTATGACGAAAGTAGAAGTGCAAGTTTAACGTTTCTAAAGGATTGTAATAATCAAGTTTCTGTATACCAGGAAAGACTGCCA TCGATCTGTAAGGAAGCACCTTTTAGTGATGATCCAGATGCTATTGTAGAGAGGAATGCGTGTGATTATAATACACGAATTACTTTAAAGCAAGCAAGAAGTGGTAAAG ttcctAGAAAAATTAGAGTTTATGCCGATGGCATTTATGATCTCTTTCATCAAGGACATGCACGGCAACTTTTACAAGCcaagaatatttttccaaaTGTTTATCTTATTGTTGGAG tatgTAACGATGAGTTAACACATAGTAAAAAGGGAAGGACTGTGATGACAGATTTAGAAAGGTACGATGCTGTTAGGCATTGTAGATACGTGGATGAGGTTGTTCGAGATGCGCCTTGGGAGCTTGAtgatgaatttttaaaaaagcacAAG aTTGACTTTGTTGCTCATGATGATATACCATACATGACGGATGATGTATCAGACgtttatgcaaaattaaaagctAAAGGTATGTTTGTAGCCACACAACGAACGGAAGGTGTCTCCACGTCGGATATAGTGGCGAGGATAGTCAAAGATTATGACATATACGTCAGAAGAAATCTTGCACGGGGCTACAGCGCAAAGGAACTTAATGTGTCTTTTCTCAAC gAGAAAAAGTTTCGCCTACAAAACAAGTTTGATGACCTAAAAGATAAAGGGAAACGAGTAATGGAAAACATTGGCGAGAAGCGAATGGATATGATTAGCAAGTGGGAAGAGAAATCTCGAGATTTTATCGACGCTTTTCTCTTGCTCTTTGGGAGAGAAGGTAGACTG TCGACAATTTGGAATGAAAGTAAAGGTCGTTTAATGCAAGCGTTGTCTCCACCTGCGAGTCCGAAAAGAGACGGTAGTCCAAATAGTAGTAGCAGCAGTCACAACGATGAAGATCAGACAAG TCCACCACCAAAGAAAACAGGACGTTTCGAGTTTTCACAAAATCATTATCTGAGCGATGATTATAGCGATGATGAAGAAGAACATCTACACTGCAAATGA